In Pleomorphomonas sp. T1.2MG-36, one genomic interval encodes:
- a CDS encoding polysaccharide deacetylase family protein: MEVERGTPRFELIVGLHDLAEEPDARDDELTSWMPFSAARPLLDDLLAMSRKTGTRLRITSDDAFRSDIDLLAPWLARNGVAGAFFVPTRFLGRPGRLTVDDIRALDALGMEIGVHGAAHLDWTSISEREFVDDVKEGRAALEGILGRPVDVVAPPFGRFDARILDHLFAMGFREVHTCRPGLALTSVAIKPRNMLKIGNEQALLAVGTRRGNWYDATRCRLRYLSVRLKTFAGLP; the protein is encoded by the coding sequence GTGGAAGTTGAAAGGGGAACGCCGCGGTTCGAACTGATCGTCGGCCTGCATGACCTTGCCGAAGAGCCGGACGCGCGCGACGACGAGCTGACGTCCTGGATGCCGTTTTCGGCGGCGCGGCCGCTTCTCGACGACCTGCTCGCCATGAGCCGGAAGACCGGTACGCGGTTGAGGATCACCAGCGACGACGCCTTTCGCTCCGACATCGATCTGCTCGCCCCATGGCTCGCACGCAACGGCGTCGCTGGCGCCTTCTTCGTGCCGACGCGTTTCCTCGGCCGTCCTGGTCGCCTCACGGTTGACGACATCCGGGCGCTCGACGCTCTCGGTATGGAAATCGGCGTGCATGGCGCCGCTCATCTCGACTGGACCTCCATATCGGAGCGGGAGTTCGTCGATGACGTGAAGGAGGGAAGGGCCGCACTGGAAGGGATATTGGGGCGACCGGTCGATGTGGTAGCCCCGCCCTTCGGTCGCTTCGACGCCCGCATACTCGATCATCTGTTCGCCATGGGCTTTCGCGAGGTGCATACTTGCCGCCCGGGCCTTGCCCTGACGTCGGTGGCGATCAAGCCGCGTAACATGCTGAAGATTGGAAACGAGCAGGCATTGCTCGCCGTGGGCACCCGTCGGGGCAATTGGTACGACGCAACTCGGTGTCGTCTGCGCTACCTGTCGGTTCGGCTGAAAACCTTTGCCGGTCTGCCATGA
- a CDS encoding sugar transferase, translated as MTDFTDEDILRSAARHPVAARSWLKRAFDVVGAGCGLVLLAPLLLFVAMLIRLDSPGPVLFPQDRYGLGGRTFRIYKFRTMTAAASREAFRQATVGDARITRLGNILRRTSIDELPQLFNVLLGDMSLIGPRPHPLALDEHYRNILPGYMTRYAVRPGMSGLAQVTGHRGPTPTEESMAARLARDLQYIETWSFLLDLRILFATVLPWWSPWKSEARRGS; from the coding sequence ATGACCGACTTCACCGATGAAGACATCCTGCGCAGCGCAGCCCGCCATCCTGTGGCCGCCCGGTCCTGGTTGAAGCGCGCCTTCGATGTCGTGGGGGCAGGGTGCGGCTTGGTGTTGCTGGCGCCGCTGCTGCTCTTCGTCGCAATGTTGATCCGGCTCGACAGCCCCGGCCCGGTACTGTTTCCGCAGGACCGCTACGGCCTTGGCGGCCGCACCTTCCGCATCTACAAGTTCCGCACCATGACGGCGGCGGCGAGCCGGGAGGCGTTTCGCCAGGCCACGGTTGGGGACGCGCGCATCACGCGTCTTGGCAACATTCTTCGCCGGACCAGCATCGACGAGCTGCCGCAGCTCTTCAATGTTCTTCTCGGCGACATGTCGCTGATTGGCCCGCGTCCGCATCCGCTGGCGCTCGACGAACACTATCGGAACATCCTCCCGGGCTACATGACCCGCTATGCCGTTCGTCCGGGCATGAGCGGACTCGCCCAGGTCACCGGCCATCGCGGCCCGACGCCGACCGAAGAATCCATGGCCGCCCGTCTCGCGCGCGATCTTCAGTATATCGAGACATGGTCCTTCCTCCTCGATCTCCGCATCCTGTTCGCGACGGTTCTTCCCTGGTGGTCGCCGTGGAAGTCGGAGGCGCGCCGTGGAAGTTGA
- a CDS encoding endo-1,4-beta-xylanase codes for MPLTRRSLLAACASLSLAPPVSAAARSARLGELAARSGRYFGVAVTHSDVSDQARHIRLFDGECSVWVPAWQMKWGALVQALGDDPDYRACDAIVASAARRGKRLRGHTLIWHEHLPAGAERLSTAADWRRFVAPHIAEVAGRYRDAIFEWDVVNEAIEPYDGGADFMRRTPFYAMLGPDYVAEAFHLAAEAAPSARLYLNDDHLYYAEDWQERRRTGTLRLLERLIKAGVPIHGFGMQCHLDTRFRFDERIFRRFLQRLEDFGLTVAVTELDVTEAPSAHGRSMSERRRLAAAEVQKVLSVALDSSALAGVVTWGLSDDDSWLRRRAADMTDNQGLPYDDAYRPAPMRDALASLFASTRTRHST; via the coding sequence ATGCCTCTGACGCGCCGATCCCTGCTCGCCGCCTGCGCAAGTCTTTCCCTCGCCCCACCGGTGTCCGCCGCGGCGCGATCGGCTCGGCTCGGCGAACTGGCGGCCCGGTCAGGACGATATTTCGGCGTGGCAGTGACTCATTCGGACGTTTCCGATCAGGCCCGCCATATCCGCCTCTTCGACGGCGAGTGCTCGGTCTGGGTGCCGGCGTGGCAGATGAAATGGGGTGCGCTGGTCCAAGCTCTGGGCGACGATCCCGACTACCGGGCTTGCGATGCCATCGTCGCCAGCGCGGCGCGGCGTGGCAAGCGGTTGCGCGGTCACACGCTGATCTGGCACGAACATCTGCCGGCCGGTGCCGAGCGACTGTCTACCGCCGCCGATTGGCGACGTTTCGTCGCCCCGCACATCGCGGAGGTGGCAGGCCGTTACCGCGATGCGATTTTCGAGTGGGACGTGGTCAACGAGGCGATCGAACCTTATGACGGCGGCGCGGACTTCATGCGCCGCACCCCCTTCTATGCCATGCTCGGGCCGGACTACGTCGCCGAGGCCTTCCACCTCGCCGCCGAGGCGGCGCCGTCGGCGCGCCTCTACCTCAACGACGACCACCTCTACTACGCCGAGGATTGGCAGGAGCGCCGACGCACCGGCACCCTTCGTCTCCTTGAAAGGCTGATCAAGGCCGGAGTTCCGATCCATGGCTTCGGCATGCAATGCCACCTCGACACGCGGTTTCGCTTCGACGAGCGCATCTTTCGGCGGTTCCTCCAGCGTCTCGAAGACTTCGGCCTGACGGTCGCAGTCACCGAACTCGACGTTACCGAGGCGCCGAGCGCCCATGGCCGCTCGATGTCCGAGCGCCGCAGGCTGGCGGCGGCCGAGGTTCAAAAAGTGCTCTCCGTTGCCCTGGACAGCTCGGCGCTTGCCGGCGTCGTGACCTGGGGGCTCTCCGACGACGATAGCTGGCTGCGTCGGCGTGCGGCGGACATGACCGACAATCAGGGGCTTCCCTATGACGACGCCTATCGGCCGGCCCCGATGCGCGACGCCCTCGCTTCCCTCTTTGCATCGACGCGGACTCGACACTCGACATGA